A single Aspergillus chevalieri M1 DNA, chromosome 3, nearly complete sequence DNA region contains:
- a CDS encoding DNA cross-link repair protein PSO2 (BUSCO:EOG09261HQU;~COG:L;~EggNog:ENOG410PK6Y;~InterPro:IPR036866,IPR011084;~PFAM:PF07522) has protein sequence MTNHDTPKMPGSLPRKPSSAPSRPAFSSNGTSRQNSAKRNTSILSFFEKTDGPPQATSRQPRITQFASPSPRTTATSTGSNTKRNTGDANRGRNPVVRRENSNVGSSANESLFLEDRRRAASGTGDVGRERSRSRSRTPDDFWGEGEDVGKEEDVERFNENRSAVKRRRTGDSSSLSLVEDGEDGKGEDNEKEGAGDKSESRAKPKANTSGPFIDESDSEGDLGAFREVEVEETVTSTTDEPKSNTDGPDQPTPDIPPLVREATSHIDEEYANFDDLGEGEEEFLEPLSAAGNECEEEAVCPICQGNLVGLSEVDVSVHVNDCLDGKTDPPNPAPAEPAPAPPDKLTRIEKAAIARPAQRDPYTTKEAPSKSAFSKLMAGNAEDTAWAAAAANEVSSRGKQAYQRTCPFYKIIPNFSICVDAFRYGAVQDCNAYFLSHYHSDHYVGLTSSWRHGPIYCSKVTANLVRQQLKVDPKWIVPLEFEKTTEVLGTDGVRVTLIEANHCPGSALFLFEKRFGQGPSSRLRRVLHCGDFRASPAHVQHALLRPEIMDPNTGQRRVQKIDVCYLDTTYMSPKYAFPSQNDVIQACAELCVQLDQDAGVLPQKNGGGDGGMMSQFVNAVTGGNAGKPPSQKGRLLVVMGTYSIGKERICLGIARALQCKIYATPAKQRVCACLEDPELNALLTDDPLEAQIHMQTIFEIRSETLADYLASMKPHFSRVVGFRPTGWSYRPPSGRMLDNPPVETVLHSAQWRTGFSARDLVAQRGSTRESACYGVPYSEHSSFRELTAFCCALRIGRVIPTVNVGSQKSREKMKGWIERWEGEKRRNGLFRVEEW, from the exons ATGACAAACCACGACACACCCAAAATGCCCGGATCCCTCCCCAGGAAACCCTCCTCAGCGCCCTCGCGACCAGCCTTCAGCAGCAACGGCACATCCCGCCAAAACTCCGCGAAACGCAACACTAGCATCCTAAGCTTCTTCGAGAAAACAGACGGTCCCCCGCAAGCGACGTCTCGCCAGCCCCGGATAACGCAGTTTGCTTCGCCTAGTCCTAGGACTACGGCTACGAGCACGGGTTCGAATACGAAGAGGAATACAGGGGATGCGAATCGGGGTCGCAATCCTGTCGTGCGGAGGGAGAATTCGAATGTTGGGTCTTCGGCGAATGAGAGCTTGTTCTTGGAGGATCGGAGGCGTGCTGCATCAGGGACGGGAGATgttgggagggagaggtCGAGGTCGCGATCGCGGACGCCGGATGATTTCTGGGGGGAAGGGGAGGATGTTGGGAAGGAAGAGGACGTGGAGAGGTTCAATGAGAATCGGTCTGCAGTGAAGAGGCGTAGGACGGGGGATTCATCGAGTTTGTCACTGGTTGAGGATGGCGAAGATGGGAAGGGAGAAGACAATGAGAAGGAGGGTGCCGGGGATAAGTCCGAGTCGCGTGCTAAACCGAAAGCGAACACCAGCGGCCCGTTCATCGACGAGTCAGATAGCGAGGGAGATCTGGGCGCATTCCGGGAggtcgaggtcgaggagaCAGTGACCAGTACAACGGACGAGCCGAAGTCGAATACTGATGGCCCAGATCAGCCAACGCCCGACATACCACCATTGGTAAGAGAAGCCACGAGCCATATCGACGAGGAATATGCGAATTTTGACGATCTAGGTgaaggcgaggaagaatTCTTAGAGCCGCTCTCCGCGGCCGGGAATGAGTGTGAAGAGGAGGCTGTTTGTCCTATTTGCCAGGGTAATTTGGTTGGATTGAGCGAGGTG GATGTATCGGTTCACGTTAACGACTGCCTCGATGGCAAGACAGATCCTCCAAATCCCGCACCAGCAGAGCCGGCACCAGCACCGCCCGACAAGTTGACTCGAATCGAAAAGGCTGCAATAGCGCGGCCAGCACAAAGAGACCCGTACACTACGAAAGAAGCACCGTCGAAATCTGCCTTCTCCAAATTAATGGCCGGCAATGCTGAAGACACAGCGTGGGCGGCGGCCGCAGCAAACGAAGTTTCATCGCGCGGAAAGCAAGCCTACCAACGAACCTGTCCGTTCTACAAAATCATACCAAATTTTTCCATCTGCGTGGATGCGTTTCGCTACGGCGCTGTCCAAGACTGCAACGCCTACTTCCTTAGCCATTACCACAGCGACCACTACGTGGGCCTTACATCGTCCTGGCGCCATGGCCCGATCTATTGTAGTAAAGTTACAGCAAATCTTGTCCGGCAACAGCTCAAAGTTGATCCGAAATGGATCGTACCGTTGGAGTTCGAGAAGACGACCGAAGTGCTTGGTACGGACGGTGTGCGCGTAACTCTAATCGAGGCGAACCATTGTCCCGGTAGCGCGCTGTTTCTTTTTGAGAAGAGGTTTGGACAGGGACCCTCGTCGAGATTGCGGCGTGTGCTACATTGTGGCGATTTCCGAGCGTCTCCTGCGCATGTACAGCATGCGCTTCTTCGCCCGGAGATTATGGACCCGAATACTGGACAGCGTCGGGTTCAGAAGATTGACGTTTGTTATCTGGACACGACGTATATGAGTCCGAAATATGCGTTCCCAAGCCAGAACGACGTGATCCAGGCATGTGCGGAATTGTGTGTGCAATTGGACCAGGACGCGGGTGTTCTGCCGCAGAAGAACGGCGGGGGTGATGGTGGTATGATGAGCCAGTTTGTAAATGCAGTGACCGGTGGCAATGCAGGAAAACCGCCATCGCAGAAAGGACGGCTACTCGTGGTGATGGGAACATACAGCATCGGCAAAGAACGAATATGTCTAGGCATCGCCCGCGCTCTCCAATGCAAAATCTATGCGACACCGGCCAAACAAAGAGTCTGCGCCTGTCTCGAAGACCCCGAACTTAATGCTCTTCTAACAGACGATCCTCTTGAAGCCCAGATCCACATGCAAACGATTTTCGAAATCCGCTCGGAAACACTGGCGGACTACTTGGCGTCGATGAAACCGCACTTTTCGCGGGTTGTGGGATTTCGCCCGACGGGCTGGTCGTATCGGCCGCCATCTGGCAGGATGCTGGATAATCCTCCGGTGGAGACGGTACTACACTCTGCGCAGTGGAGGACGGGGTTCTCGGCAAGGGACCTGGTAGCTCAGCGCGGCAGTACGCGGGAGAGTGCATGTTATGGGGTACCGTATAGTGAGCATAGTTCGTTCCGGGAGTTGACGGCTTTTTGTTGTGCGTTGCGGATCGGGCGGGTGATTCCCACGGTGAACGTAGGTAGTCAGAAGAGCcgggagaagatgaaggggTGGATTGAGCGGTGGGAGGGAGAAAAGAGACGAAATGGGCTGTTTAGAGTTGAGGAGTGGTAG
- a CDS encoding uncharacterized protein (COG:S;~EggNog:ENOG410PRV4;~InterPro:IPR007011;~PFAM:PF04927) yields the protein MVDRMTTSSDLPVADLPSASFDLPSVDEIKRAAEAGQRITAEDVSVISQVESELTGSGPVHGGPAATAQSLAMRQMNFDTKIDELTRKPQSHITQEDAREIQATEGRAFNRPPEAGSVSAQVRSIANRNEALGLPPVAVDVPVYVTKDDAREAQHAESTVYGGQNPRGGMAAQMQSAADKIEYARRGSQ from the exons ATGGTTGATCGAATGACCACCAGCTCCGATTTGCCCGTCGCGGATCTCCCCTCCGCGAGCTTCGACCTCCCATCCGTCGATGAAATCAAGCGGGCAGCAGAAGCCGGCCAGCGCATCACAGCCGAAGATGTCTCGGTGATCTCGCAGGTCGAAAGTGAACTTACCGGCTCCGGTCCTGTCCATGGAGGGCCAGCGG CGACGGCACAGAGCTTGGCGATGAGGCAGATGAATTTTGATACCAAGATAGACGAGCTCACGCGTAAGCCTCAGAGTCATATTACGCAGGAAGATGCGCGGGAGATTCAAGCTACCGAG GGACGCGCATTTAATCGACCTCCCGAAGCCGGCTCCGTATCTGCTCAAGTTCGCTCCATCGCGAATCGAAACGAGGCATTAGGACTTCCTCCTGTGGCTGTCGATGTGCCGGTGTACGTGACCAAGGATGATGCGCGAGAGGCTCAACACGCTGAATCGACCGTATACGGAGGACAGAATCCACGAGGAGGCATGGCGGCACAGATGCAA AGTGCGGCCGACAAGATCGAGTATGCGCGACGAGGCAGCCAATGA
- a CDS encoding Zn(II)2Cys6 transcription factor (COG:K;~EggNog:ENOG410PHJM;~InterPro:IPR036864,IPR001138;~PFAM:PF00172;~TransMembrane:1 (o471-493i);~go_function: GO:0000981 - DNA-binding transcription factor activity, RNA polymerase II-specific [Evidence IEA];~go_function: GO:0008270 - zinc ion binding [Evidence IEA];~go_process: GO:0006355 - regulation of transcription, DNA-templated [Evidence IEA]), which translates to MSQSPKSPLPKRCRIACTQCRQQKVVLTAIEESIALTTVQAKCDASLNPDKPCSRCAKVKAECVIHDSFKRENKRQRLSELENEAYDLRKRLRASAPAESPTPIAMLTAAAEMGAHSDNNNGRELQAHSTPTTTISAYSQPLLSSSCTPQMDAVPDRRIADLTIPRTLNNITLSGKEIDELFQLFFTQYVQFLPILDPQTTPNAYYAQSSFLFWAIIGVACRTYSRNPTLVTALSRSITEMALLSAASTSAPWHTIQALFLVLTWPFPKDMTRPDLTFPMSGMLLHIAMQNGLHIPMSSHEFSRVKIPALSEVDMTRRSELWAHCVIVYQRACITKGQSPRTLVSFEQDPGQSQVFLQRIAPSLVLKVRCHETVARCSAAVLENGVRNMSVDQERALDILIRNFEGQINDLDTQASSDDKFHTMLARLSVQAFHLFKGQTILTTGCLPRLLSTCCAMIDCIQDLGQRIRDLAMAPVQVSFAMLLASVTILRILKSTTFSRELDVERAKASFFTAINLAKQMTIDSSDMASKSVIILNQLWNSTKAFRKPDGSEYTALRIRSRLVLSPVLDVVWWWRDEFDAQYRTMVLPQEASEGVDTHENSAAPSHTWTGSVDRQDSLCLDDQFLADFEWALGDGGLFPPTEPYCQTWSSFGLIL; encoded by the exons ATGTCGCAGTCTCCCAAATC ACCTCTTCCCAAACGATGCAGAATAGCCTGCACGCAATGCAGACAGCAAAAGGTCGTTCTCACTGCGATAGAGGAAAGCATCGCATTAACAACAGTACAGGCAAAATGCGACGCCTCGTTAAACCCGGACAAACCGTGCAGTCGCTGCGCCAAAGTCAAGGCCGAGTGTGTCATTCACGACTCCTTCAAACGGGAGAACAAACGCCAACGCCTCTCAGAGCTCGAAAATGAAGCATACGATCTACGAAAGCGACTGAGGGCATCAGCCCCCGCCGAGTCACCCACCCCGattgccatgttgacggcGGCCGCAGAGATGGGAGCGCATTCGGATAATAATAACGGGAGGGAATTACAGGCACACTCTACACCAACGACAACTATTTCGGCTTACTCGCAGCCCTTGCTGTCTTCGTCGTGTACGCCACAGATGGATGCCGTTCCGGACAGACGCATCGCGGATTTGACTATACCGCGAACATTGAACAATATCACGCTGTCGGGGAAAGAGATTGACGAGCTGTTTCAGCT GTTCTTTACTCAGTACGTGCAGTTTCTTCCAATTCTTGATCCCCAGACCACCCCTAATGCCTACTACGCACaatcttcctttctcttctgggCCATTATCGGTGTCGCATGCAGGACATATTCCAGGAACCCGACGTTGGTCACCGCTCTATCGCGCAGCATCACAGAGATGGCCTTGCTATCGGCTGCTTCCACGTCCGCTCCATGGCACACTATTCAAGCCCTCTTCCTGGTCCTCACCTGGCCGTTTCCAAAAGATATGACCAGGCCTGACCTGACGTTCCCAATGAGTGGAATGCTCCTTCATATTGCAATGCAGAACGGCTTGCACATTCCCATGTCCAGTCACGAGTTTTCCAGGGTCAAGATTCCTGCACTGTCAGAGGTGGATATGACCCGGCGCTCTGAGCTATGGGCTCATTGCGTTATCGTTTATCAACG TGCTTGTATCACTAAAGGACAGTCCCCTCGCACTCTTGTGAGCTTCGAGCAGGACCCAGGACAGAGCCAAGTTTTTTTGCAAAGGATCGCGCCAAGTTTGGTCCTGAAGGTCCGGTGCCATGAAACTGTCGCCAGATGCAGTGCTGCCGTTCTGGAAAATGGTGTGCGCAACATGTCTGTGGACCAGGAACGGGCTTTAGATATTCTCATTCGGAATTTTGAAGGGCAAATAAACGACCTCGACACTCAAGCAAGCTCGG ATGACAAATTCCACACAATGCTTGCCCGTCTCAGTGTTCAAGCCTTTCACCTTTTTAAAGGCCAAACAATTTTGACCACCGGCTGCCTTCCACGACTTCTTTCCACGTGCTGCGCCATGATCGATTGTATCCAAGATCTGGGACAGAGGATTAGGGATCTCGCGATGGCACCAGTGCAGGTTTCATTTGCAATGCTTCTGGCTTCGGTAACAATATTACGAATTCTCAAGAGCACGACATTTTCACGCGAACTAGACGTCGAGCGTGCAAAAGCCTCCTTTTTCACGGCTATCAACCTGGCAAAACAAATGACAATCGACAGCAGCGACATGGCATCTAAAAGCGTCATAATCCTAAACCAGCTCTGGAACAGCACCAAAGCCTTTCGGAAACCTGATGGCAGCGAATACACTGCACTTCGCATTCGAAGCCGTCTTGTGCTCAGTCCCGTTCTCGATGTTGTATGGTGGTGGCGCGATGAATTCGACGCGCAGTATCGTACTATGGTTCTTCCCCAAGAGGCGTCAGAGG GAGTCGATACTCATGAAAATTCCGCTGCTCCTTCGCATACATGGACAGGCTCCGTCGATCGACAGGATTCTCTGTGCTTGGACGATCAGTTTCTGGCGGATTTCGAATGGGCGCTGGGTGACGGAGGCCTGTTTCCTCCTACGGAGCCTTATTGTCAAACTTGGTCGTCTTTTGGTCTGATTCTGTGA
- a CDS encoding cytochrome P450 (COG:Q;~EggNog:ENOG410PH46;~InterPro:IPR001128,IPR017972,IPR002401,IPR036396;~PFAM:PF00067;~TransMembrane:1 (o6-24i);~go_function: GO:0005506 - iron ion binding [Evidence IEA];~go_function: GO:0016705 - oxidoreductase activity, acting on paired donors, with incorporation or reduction of molecular oxygen [Evidence IEA];~go_function: GO:0020037 - heme binding [Evidence IEA];~go_process: GO:0055114 - oxidation-reduction process [Evidence IEA]), with protein sequence MITDLISPYGGYVLLALLAAYYIIPYLQRWRLTDIPSPGFASWTNLWLLLQTRHGRRFLAVHDAHMKKGKMVRIAPNHTSIADDAAIPAIYGHGNGFLKSDFYDAFVSIRRGLFNTRDRAEHSRKRKTVSHTFSAKSVGQFEQYIHVNAELFVKQWNRLCELQRNPKTGYATIDALNWFNYLAFDIIGDLAFGAPFGMLEKGKDIAEMRKTADSPPEYVQAVEVLNRRGEVSATLGTMPALIPFAKFIPDKFFKEGLEAVSNLAGIAVARVNERTKPEVMANNTRVDLLARLMEGKDNTGNRLGHEELTAEALTQLIAGSDTTSNTLCAILYWCLRTPGVIPKLQKELDATIPKDVEIATHAMVKDIPYLQWVIWETMRIHSTSAMGLPRQIPPNGSPVNISGHVFYPGDVVSVPSYTIHRHPEIWGPEADKFIPERWDPQRLTSRQKAAFIPFSTGPRACVGRNLAEMELLLTVSTVFRLFEFELQQDHPMETREGFLRKPLGLQVGLKKRVV encoded by the exons ATGATCACTGATTTGATCTCGCCGTACGGCGGCTACGTGTTGCTGGCTTTGCTGGCCGCGTACTATATCATTCCTTATTTGCAGCGATGGCGCTTGACCGATATTCCCAGCCCTGGTTTTGCCTCCTGGACCAACCTCTGGTTGCTGCTCCAGACTCGCCATGGACGTCGCTTCCTGGCTGTGCACGATGCCCATatgaaaaagggaaagatgGTTCGCATTGCGCCGAACCACACTTCCATTGCAGACGATGCCGCTATCCCGGCTATCTACGGTCACGGTAACGGTTTCCTCAAGTC TGACTTCTACGATGCCTTCGTCTCCATCCGTCGCGGTCTGTTCAACACCCGCGACCGTGCAGAGCACTCTCGCAAGCGTAAGACTGTCTCGCACACCTTCAGCGCCAAGTCCGTCGGCCAGTTCGAACAGTACATCCACGTCAACGCTGAGCTCTTCGTCAAGCAATGGAACCGCCTCTGTGAACTCCAGCGCAACCCCAAGACCGGTTATGCCACCATCGACGCCCTCAACTGGTTCAACTACCTTGCCTTCGACATCATCGGTGACCTGGCCTTTGGTGCTCCCTTCGGTATGCTCGAGAAGGGCAAGGATATTGCCGAGATGCGCAAGACTGCCGACTCTCCACCTGAGTATGTGCAGGCTGTTGAGGTTCTGAACCGCCGTGGTGAAGTTTCTGCTACCCTCGGTACCATGCCCGCCCTCATTCCCTTCGCCAAGTTTATCCCCGACAAGTTCTTCAAGGAGGGTCTTGAGGCTGTTTCCAACTTGGCTGGTATTGCGGTTGCTCGTGTCAATGAGCGTACCAAGCCTGAGGTTATGGCCAACAACACCCGTGTCGATCTGCTCGCTCGTCTTATGGAAGGCAAGGACAATACTGGTAACAGACTTGGTCATGAGGAGTTGACTGCTGAGGCTTTGACTCAACTGATTGCTGGCTCGGACACTACTTCCAACACTCTTTGCGCTATTCTGTACTGGTGTCTGCGTACTCCTGGTGTCATCCCCAAGCTGCAGAAGGAACTCGACGCTACCATTCCCAAGGATGTTGAGATTGCAACCCACGCCATGGTCAAGGACATTCCTTA CCTCCAATGGGTCATCTGGGAAACCATGCGTATCCACAGCACCTCCGCCATGGGTCTCCCCCGCCAGATCCCTCCCAACGGCAGCCCCGTCAACATCTCCGGCCACGTCTTCTACCCCGGCGACGTTGTCTCCGTTCCCAGCTACACCATCCACCGTCACCCAGAAATCTGGGGCCCCGAAGCCGACAAGTTCATTCCCGAACGCTGGGACCCCCAGCGCCTCACCTCCCGCCAGAAGGCCGCGTTCATTCCCTTCAGCACTGGTCCCCGTGCCTGCGTTGGTCGTAACCTTGCTGAGATGGAGCTCCTGCTTACTGTTAGCACTGTCTTCCGGTTATTCGAGTTCGAGTTGCAGCAGGACCACCCTATGGAGACCAGGGAGGGTTTCTTGCGGAAGCCGCTCGGGTTGCAGGTTGGGTTGAAGAAGCGAGTTGTTTAG
- a CDS encoding uncharacterized protein (COG:S;~EggNog:ENOG410PNFP), with the protein MKRTVFTTTTTLPATIPRETVIDTLHNHQEMIELNPLVIRYSRCQPTPSAPDEERASDWTWYELTDRISFLPGKLFWGKISYKGSFRDLPRGLRTHVYAPTGVDIRATWSVGGNKEGDEGEAGEGGQAGSDATKMNDGLNGEGQGLYLREEVDLRCPFWSAGFVKKTMRRSHGVLVDRLIGKAGHGGSEAQQQQPQQPPASPGLAPPPEIRINDVPASVSMELARPRPRRRKQSVAELE; encoded by the coding sequence ATGAAGCGCACCGTGTTCACCACAACGACCACCCTCCCCGCGACCATCCCTCGCGAAACCGTCATCGACACACTACATAATCACCAGGAAATGATCGAGCTGAATCCGCTGGTGATCCGCTACTCCCGCTGCCAACCGACACCCTCCGCCCCGGACGAGGAACGCGCCTCCGACTGGACCTGGTACGAATTGACGGACCGTATCTCATTCCTGCCCGGGAAACTGTTTTGGGGGAAAATCAGCTACAAAGGAAGTTTCCGGGATCTGCCCCGCGGGCTCCGGACACATGTTTATGCGCCGACGGGAGTGGATATTCGGGCTACTTGGAGTGTTGGGGGAAACAAAGAGGGGGATGAGGGGGAGGCAGGCGAGGGAGGTCAGGCGGGCTCCGACGCGACAAAGATGAATGACGGTCTGAATGGTGAAGGTCAAGGCTTGTACCTGCGCGAAGAGGTCGATCTGCGATGTCCATTCTGGTCGGCTGGGTTTGTCAAGAAGACGATGCGGCGGTCGCATGGGGTCTTGGTGGATCGGCTTATTGGCAAGGCGGGTCATGGAGGATCAGAAgcacaacaacagcaaccacaGCAACCACCAGCATCTCCGGGATTAGCGCCACCGCCAGAGATCCGGATTAATGACGTCCCCGCGTCGGTCTCGATGGAGCTGGCACGGCCGCGTCCTAGACGAAGAAAGCAGTCTGTTGCGGAACTCGAGTAG
- the optB gene encoding small oligopeptide transporter, OPT family (COG:T;~EggNog:ENOG410PFPV;~InterPro:IPR004813,IPR004648;~PFAM:PF03169;~TransMembrane:17 (i93-113o119-139i201-223o229-247i268-299o305-326i338-363o417-437i469-488o494-511i518-537o543-563i584-602o646-668i675-692o698-714i726-748o);~go_process: GO:0055085 - transmembrane transport [Evidence IEA]) — protein sequence MKEKDIQGAITTSAEVDETAPDEATKHLRNIKEAHHWDPNLPQEVLDEIDDALDTSNKNTQDDVAHELLDNSPYPEVRAAVPNRDEGGHSNTIRAWTIGLLFATIGSALNMLFSLRQPYIVIPSYVAQVVAYPVGVAWAKTMPNRKYKLFGLEFNLNPGPFSKKEHAIVVIMANATFGGGAAYATDVLLAQRAFYNKRFSWAFEIFMCISTQMLGFGLAGFFYRFLVTPAAMIWPSTLINTTLFTALHDRSKPDPRTVSGWTIGKYRMFLYTMLGSFVWYWFPGYIAPFLSIFAFPTWIRPNNVVVNQLFGGSSGLSLIPLTFDWTQISGFNFSPLIAPWYAIANTLIGMVVFFWIVAAAIHYSGLYYFKYLPISDSNSYANTGAVYDVSRILTPNLTLDVEKYKSYSPLFLSTSFALSYGLSFASIIAVLIHTGLFHGKELWTRFRHLGREDEDIHARLMSRFRNVPWWWYAATTLIMLGISLGVTQGYPTELSWWAFFISLIIAIVWFVPLGIVKAATNVDIGLNVITEFVVGYMQPGKPMAMMLFKTYGYITMLQGLYFCQDMKLGHYMKIPPRLTFATQMVAGLWSSIVQIAVMNWALSTIPEVCSSTQANNYTCPNGRVFFNASIIWGAIGPARMFSPGQIYSGLLWFFLAGAIFPVVIYIAARVFPKYRLLKFLNAPLIFGGAGLIPPATPLNYLSWGIVGFLFNKLIRDRFRGWWMQYNYVLSAGLDVGLALCTILIFLTLNLTSTSFPEWWGTRIASDTMDIKDTAVQIVLPEGETFGPRTW from the exons atgaaagaaaaagataTCCAAGGCGCTATTACGACCTCGGCCGAGGTCGACGAAACAGCCCCCGACGAAGCAACAAAGCATCTCCGAAACATCAAGGAAGCCCACCACTGGGACCCCAATCTTCCACAAGAAGTCCTCGATGAAATCGACGACGCCCTCGATACTTCCAACAAAAACACCCAAGACGATGTTGCCCATGAGTTGCTGGACAATTCGCCGTATCCTGAAGTCCGCGCCGCGGTCCCCAACCGTGATGAGGGTGGGCACAGCAACACCATCCGCGCGTGGACCATCGGCTTGCTTTTCGCGACCATTGGCTCTGCACTAAATATGCTTTTCTCCCTGCGCCAGCCGTACATTGTGATTCCGTCGTACGTGGCGCAGGTAGTCGCCTACCCCGTGGGAGTTGCGTGGGCCAAGACCATGCCGAACCGGAAGTACAAGCTCTTCGGTCTTGAATTTAACCTGAATCCAGGCCCGTTCAGCAAAAAGGAGCACGCCATTGTGGTGATCATGGCCAACGCGACCTTTGGCGGCGGTGCAGCCTATGCGACTGATGTCCTCCTCGCCCAGCGAGCCTTCTACAACAAGCGCTTCAGCTGGGCATTTGAGATCTTTATGTGCATCTCGACACAAATGCTGGGTTTTGGACTGGCGGGCTTCTTCTACCGCTTCCTGGTCACTCCTGCTGCGATGATCTGGCCCTCTACCCTCATCAACACGACGCTCTTCACGGCATTACATGACCGCAGCAAGCCGGATCCGCGGACTGTGTCTGGGTGGACAATTGGAAAGTACCGCATGTTCCTGTACACCATGCTTGGGTCATTTGTGTGGTACTGGTTCCCTGGTTACATTGCGCCGTTTCTGAGCATCTTTGCATTTCCGACATGGATACGACCCAACAATGTGGTAGTTAACCAGTTATTTGGAGGCTCGTCGGGTCTCTCGTTGATACCTTTGACGTTCGATTGGACGCAGATATCTGGGTTTAACTTCAGTCCGCTGATTGCGCCGTGGTATGCCATCGCGAATACGCTTATTGGCATGGTGGTGTTCTTCTGGATCGTCGCGGCAGCCATCCACTACTCCGGCTTGTATTATTTCAAGTACTTACCGATCAGCGACTCGAATAGTTACGCCAACACTGGCGCAGTGTATGATGTCTCCCGCATCCTGACACCAAACCTCACTCTCGACGTGGAGAAATACAAATCCTACTCGCCCTTGTTCCTTTCAACCTCCTTTGCCCTCAGCTACGGTCTATCCTTCGCCAGCATCATCGCCGTCCTCATACACACAGGCCTCTTCCACGGAAAGGAACTCTGGACACGCTTCCGCCATCTCGGCCGCGAGGATGAAGATATCCATGCCCGACTAATGTCCCGTTTCCGCAATGTGCCCTGGTGGTGGTATGCAGCCACAACACTGATCATGCTCGGCATTTCCCTTGGCGTGACACAGGGATACCCGACCGAGCTCAGCTGGTGGGCGTTTTTCATCTCGCTCATCATTGCGATTGTGTGGTTCGTGCCGTTGGGAATTGTCAAGGCCGCGACGAATGTGGATATTGGGTTAAATGTGATCACAGAGTTCGTGGTGGGGTATATGCAGCCTGGCAAGCCGATGGCAATGATGTTGTTCAAGACGTATGGGTACATTACCATGTTGCAGGGATTGTATTTCTGTCAGGATATGAAGTTGG GACACTATATGAAAATTCCCCCAAGACTAACATTTGCCACACAAATGGTGGCTGGCTTGTGGTCATCCATCGTGCAAATCGCCGTCATGAACTGGGCGCTCAGCACCATCCCAGAAGTCTGCTCCTCCACCCAAGCGAATAACTACACCTGTCCCAACGGCCGTgtcttcttcaatgcctcCATCATCTGGGGAGCCATCGGCCCAGCGCGCATGTTTTCACCAGGACAGATCTATTCAGGTCTGTTATGGTTCTTCCTCGCCGGCGCGATATTTCCCGTGGTCATTTACATAGCCGCGCGAGTCTTCCCGAAATACAGACTTCTGAAGTTCCTCAACGCACCACTTATATTCGGCGGTGCAGGCCTAATTCCTCCCGCTACACCACTGAATTATCTCTCCTGGGGCATTGTCGGGTTCCTATTCAACAAGCTCATTCGGGATCGGTTTCGCGGTTGGTGGATGCAGTATAACTATGTGTTGTCGGCGGGATTGGACGTTGGTTTGGCGTTGTGTACTATTTTGATCTTCTTGACGTTGAACTTGACTTCAACGAGCTTTCCGGAGTGGTGGGGTACGAGGATTGCGAGTGATACAATGGATATAAAGGACACAGCGGTGCAGATTGTGTTGCCTGAGGGGGAGACGTTTGGGCCGAGGACGTGGTAA